The following proteins are encoded in a genomic region of Clarias gariepinus isolate MV-2021 ecotype Netherlands chromosome 12, CGAR_prim_01v2, whole genome shotgun sequence:
- the LOC128534043 gene encoding olfactory receptor 1J2-like yields MTSVPPALSNTTFIRPSTFYINGFYNIPHTKYYYVFLCTVYVVTVLGNSFIMCTIYLARTLHTAKYIAVFNLALSDLGGSSSLIPKIIDTFLFDHQVISYEACLSYMFFVLFFMCLQSLTLLVMAYDRVVAICFPLRYNAIVTKAAMTLIIGIAWIISITIIAVLAALITRLSFCRSTVIDSYFCDHGPIYKLACNENIINHIMAILCFVVLSCVPMLLIIVSYICIGIALLNISHGSERKKAMKTCTSHLFLVALAYIPFFASNMLSFTSSLKANDRIINSTLTQIIPPMLNPIIYTLKTEEVMLAVKGLYKRAKIAVTYGMCNGNTINPCVGV; encoded by the coding sequence ATGACTTCTGTGCCACCTGCTCTTTCAAACACCACATTTATTCGCCCTTCCACTTTTTATATCAATGGATTTTACAATATTCCACACACAAAGTACTACTATGTATTTCTATGCACTGTCTATGTTGTAACAGTTTTAGGGAATTCTTTTATAATGTGCACAATCTATCTAGCACGTACCCTTCATACCGCAAAGTACATTGCTGTGTTTAACTTGGCTCTTTCTGATTTGGGAGGGAGCTCTTCTCTTATTCCAAAGATTATTGATACTTTTCTGTTTGACCATCAGGTCATATCATATGAAGCCTGTCTGTCATACatgttttttgtcttattcTTTATGTGCTTGCAATCTCTTACTCTGCTTGTTATGGCCTATGACAGGGTAGTTGCAATATGTTTTCCTTTAAGGTATAATGCCATTGTTACCAAAGCAGCAATGACTTTAATCATTGGCATTGCGTGGATTATTTCTATAACTATAATTGCTGTCCTTGCAGCCCTTATTACCAGGCTGTCCTTCTGTAGATCCACAGTCATTGACAGCTATTTCTGTGATCATGGTCCTATTTATAAGTTAGCTTGTAATGAAAACATCATAAATCACATCATGGCTAtactttgttttgttgtgttgtctTGTGTTCCAATGTTATTAATAATTGTATCATATATTTGTATCGGCATTGCCCTGCTGAATATCTCACATGGTTCCGAACGGAAGAAAGCTATGAAAACCTGTACTTCCCACCTTTTTTTAGTGGCTTTAGCCTATATTCCATTTTTTGCCAGCAATATGCTATCTTTTACTTCATCTTTAAAAGCAAATGatagaataattaattctactCTGACACAGATTATTCCACCCATGTTAAATCCCATTATATATACTCTAAAGACTGAGGAAGTCATGCTTGCTGTAAAAGGTCTCTATAAACGGGCCAAAATAGCAGTGACCTATGGCATGTGCAACGGAAACACAATTAATCCCTGTGTGGGAgtttaa